In Monomorium pharaonis isolate MP-MQ-018 chromosome 3, ASM1337386v2, whole genome shotgun sequence, a genomic segment contains:
- the LOC105830591 gene encoding protein ANTAGONIST OF LIKE HETEROCHROMATIN PROTEIN 1-like isoform X6 gives MDENLALLLWLRRRKRRNRLKENRRTARWWIHPIIRERFEQGAYENLILELRNDPERFFNFHRMSHNQFDQLLAVVESQITKLHVTREPLSAGLRLSLTIRYLASGDSMISLHYLYRIGKSTVPKIITETTHAIWVALMPRVLPRPTAATWAKVAIDFEQKWNFPNCVGAIDGKHIQVQCFKNTGSAFYNYKSQFSTVLLGVCDANLRFIYVSIGSAGRESDGGIFRNTDFGKHLMDGTLALPPPKNLPNTNISLPMVFVADAAFPLLTNMMRPYPEDTFRMIWLTVKIAVIIQKM, from the exons atggatgaAAATCTTGCTCTGCTTTTATGGCTTCGAAGGAGGAAACGGCGAAATCGattgaaagaaaatagaagaaCGGCTCGTTGGTGGATTCATCCAATAATTAGAGAACGATTTGAACAAGGTGCATatgaaaatttgatattgGAATTGCGAAATGATCCTGAgcgatttttcaattttcatcgAATGTCACATAATCAATTTGATCAATTGCTAGCTGTAGTTGAAAGTCAAATAACAAAACTGCACGTAACAAGAGAACCCCTGAGTGCTGGATTACGTCTTTCATTGACTATACGGTACCTTGCTTCAGGTGACAGCATGATAAGTTTGCATTATTTGTACCGTATTGGTAAATCTACTGttccaaaaattattacgGAAACGACTCATGCTATTTGGGTGGCACTTATGCCAAGAGTTCTTCCACGACCTACGGCTGCAACATGGGCCAAAGTTGCTATAGATTTTGAACAGAAGTGGAATTTTCCTAACTGTGTCGGAGCCATTGATGGTAAGCACATTCAAGTacaatgtttcaaaaatacgGGCTCggctttttataattataagagtCAATTCAGCACAGTTCTACTTGGAGTGTGCGATGCCaacttaagatttatttatgtgAGTATTGGTTCTGCTGGAAGAGAAAGCGACGGTGGTATTTTTCGAAACACGGATTTTGGAAAGCATTTAATGGATGGAACTTTAGCATTACCTCCACCAAAGAATCTtccaaatacaaatatttcctTGCCTATGGTGTTTGTCGCAGATGCAGCATTTCCACTTCTAACGAATATGATGAGGCCATATCCAG AAGATACATTCCGAATGATTTGGTTGACCGTGAAGATTGCTGTGATAATACAGAAAATGTGA
- the LOC105830590 gene encoding pre-mRNA-splicing factor CWC25 homolog, whose amino-acid sequence MGGGDLNLKKSWHPSTMKNMEKVRKAEQQNDQENKRIAELKKEIEIEKDLEDIKKYAIEQGVLEKKDDKKLDWMYKGPNQMINREEYLLGRPVDKAFEQMQQAVKDTELNRMPKNHVEYECIPPSLRFFSGTEQVDLARKIQEDPLYAIKKKEMESRNQLLKNPVKLKQLKELLEQQSCKDKSEKKKSKQKDSSEDETKLDILLATKYKQLKDNITEKNLLKSMKKIKHKRMKKSKKHYYNSDSETDNSNNDKSIKKKRHKQRKKRKRSTDDSDSDSIDSNKKIIIKHNTKDKKEVYDRKYSRNDTRVDDREKVKKRNLSEDRKIEDKNLRYGRNKKQREEYNKNDDRQCDSKQRDGSRNKYNDKKCLVEKQNDTKNRKEEKYTPHTKSRPGLTEKEKEQRRKEMMENAVWRNKEREKNVKMYREQEKKEEQNNISNNKDFIRKQLIVVTEVGTVASRIKANINNIQRSGRAMDTNFVKR is encoded by the exons ATGGGAGGCGGAGATTTG aatttgaaaaaatcatGGCATCCATCTACTATGAAGAATATGGAGAAAGTAAGGAAAGCAGAACAACAAAATGATCaagagaataaaagaatagcCGAATTGAAGAAGGAGATTGAAATAGAGAAAGATTTGGaggacataaaaaaatatgctatAGAACAAGGCGTGTTAGAAAAGAAGgacgataaaaaattagacTGGATGTATAAAGGACCAAATCAAATGATTAACAGAGAGGAGTACTTATTAGGAAGACCAGTTGATAAAGCTTTTGAACAAATGCAACAGGCAGTAAAAGATACAGAACTGAATAGGATGCCAAAAAATCATGTTGAATATG AATGTATTCCACCTTCACTACGATTTTTCTCTGGTACTGAACAAGTGGATCTGGCTAGAAAAATACAAGAAGATCCTCTATACGCcataaagaagaaagagatgGAGAGTAGGAatcaacttttaaaaaatcctgttaaattaaaacaacttAAAGAATTG CTCGAGCAACAATCGTGCAAAGATAAAAGTGAAAAGAAGAAATCGAAGCAGAAAGATAGTAGTGAGGATGAAACTAAATTGGATATTTTATTAGCtactaaatataaacaattaaaagacAATATCACTGAAAAAAACTTGCtaaaatcaatgaaaaaaataaaacacaagCGGatgaaaaaatcaaaaaaacattattataattctgaTAGCGAAACAGACAACAGCAATAACGACAAGTctattaaaaagaaacgaCATAAACAACGAAAAAAGCGAAAAAGAAGTACAGATGATAGCGATAGTGACAGTATTgatagcaataaaaaaatcatcattAAGCATAAcacgaaagataaaaaagaagtatATGACCGGAAATATTCAAGAAATGATACAAGAGTAGATGATAGAGAAAAAgtcaaaaaaagaaacttgagCGAAGATAGAAAAATAGAAGATAAAAACTTAAGGTacggaagaaataaaaaacaaagagaagaatataataagaatGATGATCGACAATGCGATAGTAAACAAAGAGATGGCTcaagaaataaatacaatgataaaaaatgtttagtaGAGAAACAAAATGATACGAAG AataggaaagaagaaaaatatacaccACACACAAAATCAAGACCGGGTCTTACAGAAAAGGAGAAGGAACAACGGCGAAAAGAAATGATGGAAAATGCAGTGTGGcgtaataaagaaagagagaaaaatgtaaaaatgtatcgcgaacaagagaagaaagaagagcAAAATAACATAtcgaataataaagattttattag AAAACAATTAATCGTCGTAACAGAAGTGGGTACTGTCGCATCTAGGATCAAagctaatattaataatatacaacgTTCCGGACGAGCAATGGATACAAATTTCGTGAAAAGATGA
- the LOC105830591 gene encoding uncharacterized protein LOC105830591 isoform X5 encodes MDENLALLLWLRRRKRRNRLKENRRTARWWIHPIIRERFEQGAYENLILELRNDPERFFNFHRMSHNQFDQLLAVVESQITKLHVTREPLSAGLRLSLTIRYLASGDSMISLHYLYRIGKSTVPKIITETTHAIWVALMPRVLPRPTAATWAKVAIDFEQKWNFPNCVGAIDDAAFPLLTNMMRPYPGTNLTADKTIFNYRLSRARRLIENTFGLMSSRWRIFRKPIIASIPIVENIIKACVVLHNWLINEDLQILPARRRYIPNDLVDREDCCDNTENVIWRVEGQLPLWQNLTATTCRNSSNEAKQVRQGYTKYFMEEGAVDWQWRKIANFEERCL; translated from the exons atggatgaAAATCTTGCTCTGCTTTTATGGCTTCGAAGGAGGAAACGGCGAAATCGattgaaagaaaatagaagaaCGGCTCGTTGGTGGATTCATCCAATAATTAGAGAACGATTTGAACAAGGTGCATatgaaaatttgatattgGAATTGCGAAATGATCCTGAgcgatttttcaattttcatcgAATGTCACATAATCAATTTGATCAATTGCTAGCTGTAGTTGAAAGTCAAATAACAAAACTGCACGTAACAAGAGAACCCCTGAGTGCTGGATTACGTCTTTCATTGACTATACGGTACCTTGCTTCAGGTGACAGCATGATAAGTTTGCATTATTTGTACCGTATTGGTAAATCTACTGttccaaaaattattacgGAAACGACTCATGCTATTTGGGTGGCACTTATGCCAAGAGTTCTTCCACGACCTACGGCTGCAACATGGGCCAAAGTTGCTATAGATTTTGAACAGAAGTGGAATTTTCCTAACTGTGTCGGAGCCATTGATG ATGCAGCATTTCCACTTCTAACGAATATGATGAGGCCATATCCAGGTACCAATTTGACTGCGGATAAAACCATTTTTAATTACCGTCTTAGTAGAGCCAGGAGATTAATCGAAAACACTTTTGGATTGATGTCATCACGTTGGCGAATCTTTCGAAAGCCAATTATTGCATCGATTCCAATTGtagaaaatatcattaaagCTTGTGTTGTTTTGCATAATTGGCTTATAAATGAAGATCTTCAAATACTACCTGCTCGTAGAAGATACATTCCGAATGATTTGGTTGACCGTGAAGATTGCTGTGATAATACAGAAAATGTGATATGGAGAGTGGAAGGACAGCTACCTTTATGGCAGAACTTAACTGCAACTACATGTAGAAACTCTTCAAATGAAGCAAAACAAGTTAGACAGGgatatacaaagtattttatGGAGGAAGGTGCCGTAGATTGGCAGTGGAGAAAAATAGCAAATTTTGAAGAACGTTGTTTAtga
- the LOC105830591 gene encoding protein ANTAGONIST OF LIKE HETEROCHROMATIN PROTEIN 1-like isoform X7: MDENLALLLWLRRRKRRNRLKENRRTARWWIHPIIRERFEQGAYENLILELRNDPERFFNFHRMSHNQFDQLLAVVESQITKLHVTREPLSAGLRLSLTIRYLASGDSMISLHYLYRIGKSTVPKIITETTHAIWVALMPRVLPRPTAATWAKVAIDFEQKWNFPNCVGAIDDAAFPLLTNMMRPYPEDTFRMIWLTVKIAVIIQKM, encoded by the exons atggatgaAAATCTTGCTCTGCTTTTATGGCTTCGAAGGAGGAAACGGCGAAATCGattgaaagaaaatagaagaaCGGCTCGTTGGTGGATTCATCCAATAATTAGAGAACGATTTGAACAAGGTGCATatgaaaatttgatattgGAATTGCGAAATGATCCTGAgcgatttttcaattttcatcgAATGTCACATAATCAATTTGATCAATTGCTAGCTGTAGTTGAAAGTCAAATAACAAAACTGCACGTAACAAGAGAACCCCTGAGTGCTGGATTACGTCTTTCATTGACTATACGGTACCTTGCTTCAGGTGACAGCATGATAAGTTTGCATTATTTGTACCGTATTGGTAAATCTACTGttccaaaaattattacgGAAACGACTCATGCTATTTGGGTGGCACTTATGCCAAGAGTTCTTCCACGACCTACGGCTGCAACATGGGCCAAAGTTGCTATAGATTTTGAACAGAAGTGGAATTTTCCTAACTGTGTCGGAGCCATTGATG ATGCAGCATTTCCACTTCTAACGAATATGATGAGGCCATATCCAG AAGATACATTCCGAATGATTTGGTTGACCGTGAAGATTGCTGTGATAATACAGAAAATGTGA
- the LOC105830591 gene encoding protein ALP1-like isoform X1 → MDENLALLLWLRRRKRRNRLKENRRTARWWIHPIIRERFEQGAYENLILELRNDPERFFNFHRMSHNQFDQLLAVVESQITKLHVTREPLSAGLRLSLTIRYLASGDSMISLHYLYRIGKSTVPKIITETTHAIWVALMPRVLPRPTAATWAKVAIDFEQKWNFPNCVGAIDGKHIQVQCFKNTGSAFYNYKSQFSTVLLGVCDANLRFIYVSIGSAGRESDGGIFRNTDFGKHLMDGTLALPPPKNLPNTNISLPMVFVADAAFPLLTNMMRPYPGTNLTADKTIFNYRLSRARRLIENTFGLMSSRWRIFRKPIIASIPIVENIIKACVVLHNWLINEDLQILPARRRYIPNDLVDREDCCDNTENVIWRVEGQLPLWQNLTATTCRNSSNEAKQVRQGYTKYFMEEGAVDWQWRKIANFEERCL, encoded by the coding sequence atggatgaAAATCTTGCTCTGCTTTTATGGCTTCGAAGGAGGAAACGGCGAAATCGattgaaagaaaatagaagaaCGGCTCGTTGGTGGATTCATCCAATAATTAGAGAACGATTTGAACAAGGTGCATatgaaaatttgatattgGAATTGCGAAATGATCCTGAgcgatttttcaattttcatcgAATGTCACATAATCAATTTGATCAATTGCTAGCTGTAGTTGAAAGTCAAATAACAAAACTGCACGTAACAAGAGAACCCCTGAGTGCTGGATTACGTCTTTCATTGACTATACGGTACCTTGCTTCAGGTGACAGCATGATAAGTTTGCATTATTTGTACCGTATTGGTAAATCTACTGttccaaaaattattacgGAAACGACTCATGCTATTTGGGTGGCACTTATGCCAAGAGTTCTTCCACGACCTACGGCTGCAACATGGGCCAAAGTTGCTATAGATTTTGAACAGAAGTGGAATTTTCCTAACTGTGTCGGAGCCATTGATGGTAAGCACATTCAAGTacaatgtttcaaaaatacgGGCTCggctttttataattataagagtCAATTCAGCACAGTTCTACTTGGAGTGTGCGATGCCaacttaagatttatttatgtgAGTATTGGTTCTGCTGGAAGAGAAAGCGACGGTGGTATTTTTCGAAACACGGATTTTGGAAAGCATTTAATGGATGGAACTTTAGCATTACCTCCACCAAAGAATCTtccaaatacaaatatttcctTGCCTATGGTGTTTGTCGCAGATGCAGCATTTCCACTTCTAACGAATATGATGAGGCCATATCCAGGTACCAATTTGACTGCGGATAAAACCATTTTTAATTACCGTCTTAGTAGAGCCAGGAGATTAATCGAAAACACTTTTGGATTGATGTCATCACGTTGGCGAATCTTTCGAAAGCCAATTATTGCATCGATTCCAATTGtagaaaatatcattaaagCTTGTGTTGTTTTGCATAATTGGCTTATAAATGAAGATCTTCAAATACTACCTGCTCGTAGAAGATACATTCCGAATGATTTGGTTGACCGTGAAGATTGCTGTGATAATACAGAAAATGTGATATGGAGAGTGGAAGGACAGCTACCTTTATGGCAGAACTTAACTGCAACTACATGTAGAAACTCTTCAAATGAAGCAAAACAAGTTAGACAGGgatatacaaagtattttatGGAGGAAGGTGCCGTAGATTGGCAGTGGAGAAAAATAGCAAATTTTGAAGAACGTTGTTTAtga
- the LOC105830591 gene encoding protein ALP1-like isoform X3, which translates to MDENLALLLWLRRRKRRNRLKENRRTARWWIHPIIRERFEQAVVESQITKLHVTREPLSAGLRLSLTIRYLASGDSMISLHYLYRIGKSTVPKIITETTHAIWVALMPRVLPRPTAATWAKVAIDFEQKWNFPNCVGAIDGKHIQVQCFKNTGSAFYNYKSQFSTVLLGVCDANLRFIYVSIGSAGRESDGGIFRNTDFGKHLMDGTLALPPPKNLPNTNISLPMVFVADAAFPLLTNMMRPYPGTNLTADKTIFNYRLSRARRLIENTFGLMSSRWRIFRKPIIASIPIVENIIKACVVLHNWLINEDLQILPARRRYIPNDLVDREDCCDNTENVIWRVEGQLPLWQNLTATTCRNSSNEAKQVRQGYTKYFMEEGAVDWQWRKIANFEERCL; encoded by the exons atggatgaAAATCTTGCTCTGCTTTTATGGCTTCGAAGGAGGAAACGGCGAAATCGattgaaagaaaatagaagaaCGGCTCGTTGGTGGATTCATCCAATAATTAGAGAACGATTTGAACAAG CTGTAGTTGAAAGTCAAATAACAAAACTGCACGTAACAAGAGAACCCCTGAGTGCTGGATTACGTCTTTCATTGACTATACGGTACCTTGCTTCAGGTGACAGCATGATAAGTTTGCATTATTTGTACCGTATTGGTAAATCTACTGttccaaaaattattacgGAAACGACTCATGCTATTTGGGTGGCACTTATGCCAAGAGTTCTTCCACGACCTACGGCTGCAACATGGGCCAAAGTTGCTATAGATTTTGAACAGAAGTGGAATTTTCCTAACTGTGTCGGAGCCATTGATGGTAAGCACATTCAAGTacaatgtttcaaaaatacgGGCTCggctttttataattataagagtCAATTCAGCACAGTTCTACTTGGAGTGTGCGATGCCaacttaagatttatttatgtgAGTATTGGTTCTGCTGGAAGAGAAAGCGACGGTGGTATTTTTCGAAACACGGATTTTGGAAAGCATTTAATGGATGGAACTTTAGCATTACCTCCACCAAAGAATCTtccaaatacaaatatttcctTGCCTATGGTGTTTGTCGCAGATGCAGCATTTCCACTTCTAACGAATATGATGAGGCCATATCCAGGTACCAATTTGACTGCGGATAAAACCATTTTTAATTACCGTCTTAGTAGAGCCAGGAGATTAATCGAAAACACTTTTGGATTGATGTCATCACGTTGGCGAATCTTTCGAAAGCCAATTATTGCATCGATTCCAATTGtagaaaatatcattaaagCTTGTGTTGTTTTGCATAATTGGCTTATAAATGAAGATCTTCAAATACTACCTGCTCGTAGAAGATACATTCCGAATGATTTGGTTGACCGTGAAGATTGCTGTGATAATACAGAAAATGTGATATGGAGAGTGGAAGGACAGCTACCTTTATGGCAGAACTTAACTGCAACTACATGTAGAAACTCTTCAAATGAAGCAAAACAAGTTAGACAGGgatatacaaagtattttatGGAGGAAGGTGCCGTAGATTGGCAGTGGAGAAAAATAGCAAATTTTGAAGAACGTTGTTTAtga
- the LOC105830591 gene encoding protein ALP1-like isoform X2 has product MDENLALLLWLRRRKRRNRLKENRRTARWWIHPIIRERFEQGAYENLILELRNDPERFFNFHRMSHNQFDQLLAVVESQITKLHVTREPLSAGLRLSLTIRYLASGDSMISLHYLYRIGKSTVPKIITETTHAIWVALMPRVLPRPTAATWAKVAIDFEQKWNFPNCVGAIDVLLGVCDANLRFIYVSIGSAGRESDGGIFRNTDFGKHLMDGTLALPPPKNLPNTNISLPMVFVADAAFPLLTNMMRPYPGTNLTADKTIFNYRLSRARRLIENTFGLMSSRWRIFRKPIIASIPIVENIIKACVVLHNWLINEDLQILPARRRYIPNDLVDREDCCDNTENVIWRVEGQLPLWQNLTATTCRNSSNEAKQVRQGYTKYFMEEGAVDWQWRKIANFEERCL; this is encoded by the exons atggatgaAAATCTTGCTCTGCTTTTATGGCTTCGAAGGAGGAAACGGCGAAATCGattgaaagaaaatagaagaaCGGCTCGTTGGTGGATTCATCCAATAATTAGAGAACGATTTGAACAAGGTGCATatgaaaatttgatattgGAATTGCGAAATGATCCTGAgcgatttttcaattttcatcgAATGTCACATAATCAATTTGATCAATTGCTAGCTGTAGTTGAAAGTCAAATAACAAAACTGCACGTAACAAGAGAACCCCTGAGTGCTGGATTACGTCTTTCATTGACTATACGGTACCTTGCTTCAGGTGACAGCATGATAAGTTTGCATTATTTGTACCGTATTGGTAAATCTACTGttccaaaaattattacgGAAACGACTCATGCTATTTGGGTGGCACTTATGCCAAGAGTTCTTCCACGACCTACGGCTGCAACATGGGCCAAAGTTGCTATAGATTTTGAACAGAAGTGGAATTTTCCTAACTGTGTCGGAGCCATTGATG TTCTACTTGGAGTGTGCGATGCCaacttaagatttatttatgtgAGTATTGGTTCTGCTGGAAGAGAAAGCGACGGTGGTATTTTTCGAAACACGGATTTTGGAAAGCATTTAATGGATGGAACTTTAGCATTACCTCCACCAAAGAATCTtccaaatacaaatatttcctTGCCTATGGTGTTTGTCGCAGATGCAGCATTTCCACTTCTAACGAATATGATGAGGCCATATCCAGGTACCAATTTGACTGCGGATAAAACCATTTTTAATTACCGTCTTAGTAGAGCCAGGAGATTAATCGAAAACACTTTTGGATTGATGTCATCACGTTGGCGAATCTTTCGAAAGCCAATTATTGCATCGATTCCAATTGtagaaaatatcattaaagCTTGTGTTGTTTTGCATAATTGGCTTATAAATGAAGATCTTCAAATACTACCTGCTCGTAGAAGATACATTCCGAATGATTTGGTTGACCGTGAAGATTGCTGTGATAATACAGAAAATGTGATATGGAGAGTGGAAGGACAGCTACCTTTATGGCAGAACTTAACTGCAACTACATGTAGAAACTCTTCAAATGAAGCAAAACAAGTTAGACAGGgatatacaaagtattttatGGAGGAAGGTGCCGTAGATTGGCAGTGGAGAAAAATAGCAAATTTTGAAGAACGTTGTTTAtga
- the LOC105830591 gene encoding protein ALP1-like isoform X4 — protein sequence MDENLALLLWLRRRKRRNRLKENRRTARWWIHPIIRERFEQGDSMISLHYLYRIGKSTVPKIITETTHAIWVALMPRVLPRPTAATWAKVAIDFEQKWNFPNCVGAIDGKHIQVQCFKNTGSAFYNYKSQFSTVLLGVCDANLRFIYVSIGSAGRESDGGIFRNTDFGKHLMDGTLALPPPKNLPNTNISLPMVFVADAAFPLLTNMMRPYPGTNLTADKTIFNYRLSRARRLIENTFGLMSSRWRIFRKPIIASIPIVENIIKACVVLHNWLINEDLQILPARRRYIPNDLVDREDCCDNTENVIWRVEGQLPLWQNLTATTCRNSSNEAKQVRQGYTKYFMEEGAVDWQWRKIANFEERCL from the exons atggatgaAAATCTTGCTCTGCTTTTATGGCTTCGAAGGAGGAAACGGCGAAATCGattgaaagaaaatagaagaaCGGCTCGTTGGTGGATTCATCCAATAATTAGAGAACGATTTGAACAAG GTGACAGCATGATAAGTTTGCATTATTTGTACCGTATTGGTAAATCTACTGttccaaaaattattacgGAAACGACTCATGCTATTTGGGTGGCACTTATGCCAAGAGTTCTTCCACGACCTACGGCTGCAACATGGGCCAAAGTTGCTATAGATTTTGAACAGAAGTGGAATTTTCCTAACTGTGTCGGAGCCATTGATGGTAAGCACATTCAAGTacaatgtttcaaaaatacgGGCTCggctttttataattataagagtCAATTCAGCACAGTTCTACTTGGAGTGTGCGATGCCaacttaagatttatttatgtgAGTATTGGTTCTGCTGGAAGAGAAAGCGACGGTGGTATTTTTCGAAACACGGATTTTGGAAAGCATTTAATGGATGGAACTTTAGCATTACCTCCACCAAAGAATCTtccaaatacaaatatttcctTGCCTATGGTGTTTGTCGCAGATGCAGCATTTCCACTTCTAACGAATATGATGAGGCCATATCCAGGTACCAATTTGACTGCGGATAAAACCATTTTTAATTACCGTCTTAGTAGAGCCAGGAGATTAATCGAAAACACTTTTGGATTGATGTCATCACGTTGGCGAATCTTTCGAAAGCCAATTATTGCATCGATTCCAATTGtagaaaatatcattaaagCTTGTGTTGTTTTGCATAATTGGCTTATAAATGAAGATCTTCAAATACTACCTGCTCGTAGAAGATACATTCCGAATGATTTGGTTGACCGTGAAGATTGCTGTGATAATACAGAAAATGTGATATGGAGAGTGGAAGGACAGCTACCTTTATGGCAGAACTTAACTGCAACTACATGTAGAAACTCTTCAAATGAAGCAAAACAAGTTAGACAGGgatatacaaagtattttatGGAGGAAGGTGCCGTAGATTGGCAGTGGAGAAAAATAGCAAATTTTGAAGAACGTTGTTTAtga